The following proteins are co-located in the Microbacterium profundi genome:
- the tal gene encoding transaldolase gives MSTPTADLAAAGVSIWLDDLSRTRIDSGNLAELIETRNVVGVTTNPTIFAGAITNPDDTSYDAQVTELAASGATAEEAVFAATTQDVAAALDVFRPVWDASGHVDGRVSIEVSPDLAHDTEGTVAQAKQLWEKIDRPNLLVKIPATKAGLPAIAQTIGAGISVNVTLIFSLERYAEVIEAYLTGLETAEAAGIDLSTIESVASFFVSRVDTETDKRLVAIGTDEALALKSKAGLANARLAYELFEKTFAGDRAKALLDAGATLQRPLWASTGVKDPALPDTLYVTELVAQGVVNTMPEKTLEATFDHGVIAGDTITGGYDEAREVFAGLEKVGVDFADVTQVLEDEGVAKFIDSWHDLLAQVAEGLEAQR, from the coding sequence ATGAGCACCCCCACCGCAGACCTCGCAGCCGCAGGCGTCAGCATCTGGCTGGACGACCTCTCCCGTACCCGCATCGACTCCGGCAACCTCGCCGAGCTGATCGAGACGCGAAACGTCGTGGGCGTCACGACGAACCCGACGATCTTCGCCGGTGCCATCACCAACCCGGATGACACCTCCTACGACGCGCAGGTCACCGAACTCGCCGCGTCGGGCGCGACTGCCGAAGAGGCCGTGTTCGCGGCCACCACGCAGGACGTCGCCGCCGCACTCGACGTCTTCCGTCCGGTGTGGGACGCTTCGGGTCACGTCGACGGCCGCGTGTCGATCGAGGTGTCCCCCGATCTCGCGCACGACACCGAGGGAACGGTCGCGCAGGCCAAGCAGCTCTGGGAGAAGATCGACCGCCCGAACCTGCTGGTGAAGATCCCCGCGACCAAGGCGGGCCTTCCCGCGATCGCGCAGACGATCGGCGCGGGCATCAGCGTCAACGTGACCCTGATCTTCAGCCTCGAGCGCTACGCCGAGGTCATCGAGGCGTACCTGACCGGGCTCGAGACGGCCGAGGCCGCGGGCATCGACCTGTCGACGATCGAGTCGGTCGCGTCGTTCTTCGTCTCGCGCGTCGACACCGAGACCGACAAGCGCCTCGTCGCGATCGGCACCGATGAGGCGCTCGCACTCAAGAGCAAGGCCGGCCTCGCGAACGCCCGTCTCGCGTACGAGCTGTTCGAGAAGACGTTCGCTGGCGACCGCGCCAAGGCCCTTCTGGATGCCGGTGCGACCCTGCAGCGTCCGCTGTGGGCCTCGACGGGCGTCAAGGACCCGGCCCTTCCCGACACCCTGTACGTGACGGAACTCGTCGCCCAGGGCGTCGTGAACACGATGCCGGAGAAGACGCTCGAGGCGACCTTCGACCACGGCGTCATCGCGGGCGACACGATCACCGGCGGCTACGACGAGGCCCGCGAGGTCTTCGCCGGACTCGAGAAGGTCGGCGTCGACTTCGCCGATGTCACCCAGGTGCTCGAGGACGAGGGCGTCGCGAAGTTCATCGACTCCTGGCATGACCTGCTCGCCCAGGTCGCTGAGGGGCTCGAGGCCCAGCGATGA
- a CDS encoding glucose-6-phosphate isomerase: MTFSIHASGAAKTAIDEVVPQLVGDLIASRITGFDSTLWGEAAEEEAAKRLGWLEAVSVSRPLVPEIVALRDALRSKGVTRVVLAGMGGSSLAPEVITQTAGVALTILDSTAPGQVLAALDEGLEQTALVVSSKSGSTVETDSQRRTFEAAFRDLGIDPVERIVVVTDPGSPLDASAREAGYRVFNADPNVGGRYSALTAFGLVPSGLAGADISELLDEAEATLLQVAVDAADNPALRLGAAIAGTSPRRDKLGLITDGTHINGLPDWIEQLIAESTGKDGTGILPVVLLPVSPELDEVPADLQIVRLVDDANEFHLRERHEGEILVSGSLGANLIVWEYATAIAGYLLGIDPFNQPDVESAKVATRGLLDARPAPTAPAFVESGIEVRVSDPALAASGNIEAVLDALWAQLPEDGYVSIQAYVNRLELPQLQGLRELVAADSGRPTTFGWGPRFLHSTGQYHKGGPAQGVFLQILERTDVDLEIPERPFTFGQLIQAQAAGDAGVLAEHGRPVVSLTITEDSADVLALFEAAQK, translated from the coding sequence ATGACGTTCTCGATCCACGCGTCGGGCGCTGCGAAGACGGCGATCGACGAGGTCGTTCCGCAGCTGGTCGGCGACCTCATCGCATCGCGCATCACCGGGTTCGACTCGACGCTGTGGGGCGAAGCCGCCGAAGAAGAGGCAGCCAAGCGTCTCGGCTGGCTCGAGGCAGTGTCGGTCTCGCGTCCTCTGGTTCCTGAGATCGTCGCGCTCCGCGACGCGCTGCGTTCCAAGGGCGTCACCCGCGTCGTGCTCGCCGGCATGGGTGGATCGTCGCTCGCGCCTGAGGTGATCACGCAGACCGCAGGTGTCGCGCTCACGATCCTCGACTCGACGGCACCCGGCCAGGTACTGGCCGCGCTCGACGAGGGTCTCGAGCAGACCGCCCTGGTCGTTTCGTCGAAGTCGGGCTCCACGGTCGAGACCGATTCGCAGCGCCGCACGTTCGAGGCCGCGTTCCGCGACCTCGGCATCGATCCCGTCGAGCGCATCGTCGTCGTCACCGACCCCGGTTCGCCGCTGGACGCATCCGCTCGCGAGGCCGGATACCGGGTGTTCAACGCCGACCCGAACGTGGGCGGCCGCTACTCGGCCCTCACCGCCTTCGGGCTGGTGCCCTCCGGACTCGCCGGTGCCGACATCTCCGAGCTGCTCGACGAGGCCGAGGCGACACTGCTGCAGGTCGCCGTCGACGCGGCAGACAACCCGGCGCTGCGCCTCGGCGCAGCCATCGCAGGCACGAGTCCGCGGCGCGACAAGCTGGGCCTGATCACCGACGGAACGCACATCAACGGTCTGCCGGATTGGATCGAGCAGCTCATCGCCGAGTCCACAGGCAAGGACGGCACCGGCATCCTGCCCGTCGTGCTGCTGCCGGTCTCGCCGGAACTGGATGAGGTCCCCGCTGACCTGCAGATCGTGCGCCTCGTCGATGACGCGAACGAGTTCCACCTGCGCGAGCGTCACGAAGGCGAGATCCTCGTGAGCGGTTCGCTCGGCGCGAACCTGATCGTGTGGGAGTACGCGACCGCGATCGCCGGCTACCTGCTGGGCATCGATCCGTTCAACCAGCCCGACGTCGAATCCGCCAAGGTCGCCACCCGTGGCCTTCTGGACGCACGGCCCGCGCCGACAGCGCCCGCGTTCGTCGAGAGCGGCATCGAGGTCCGTGTGTCCGATCCCGCGCTTGCGGCTTCGGGCAACATCGAAGCGGTGCTGGACGCGCTGTGGGCGCAGCTGCCGGAAGACGGCTACGTGTCGATCCAGGCGTACGTCAACCGTCTGGAGCTGCCGCAGCTGCAGGGTCTTCGCGAGCTGGTCGCCGCCGATTCCGGCCGTCCGACCACGTTCGGCTGGGGTCCTCGGTTCCTGCATTCGACCGGCCAGTATCACAAGGGCGGACCCGCTCAGGGTGTGTTCCTGCAGATCCTGGAGCGCACAGACGTCGATCTCGAGATCCCAGAGCGCCCGTTCACCTTCGGACAGCTCATCCAAGCGCAGGCCGCGGGTGATGCCGGCGTGCTGGCCGAGCATGGCCGCCCCGTCGTGTCCCTGACGATCACAGAGGACTCGGCCGACGTGCTCGCCCTCTTCGAAGCCGCCCAGAAGTAG